In the Azospirillum sp. TSA2s genome, CAGCGAGTTGACCTGGATCGGCGCCACCTGGTCCTTGTGCAGGACGCCCGTCACCGGATCGACCAGCCAGCCGTTCAGGGCATAGCCGGAGCTGTTGACCAGATAGCGGCTCTTGTCCAGTTCGAAGTCGCCGGCGCGGGTGTAGAAGGCGGCCGAGGAGTTGACCGTGCCCGTCTGCGTCTGCACCAGCGTGCTGGAGCCCTGGGTCGCCACCTTGGTGACGCTGAAGAAGCCCTGGCCCTGGATGGCGATGTTGGTCGGGCTCTGCACCTGGGTCAGGCTGCCCTGGATGTTGTTCATGAAGACCGGTTGCGCCGTGACCCCGCCCGGCTCGTGCAGGCGCTGGCTGGACTGCAGGACCATCGTCTCGAAGGCCGAATCGACGCGCTTGTAGCCGATGGTCGAGCTGTTGGCGATGTTGTCCGAGATATGTCCGAGCGCCTTCGACTGGGCATTCAGGCCGAGAACGGCGGTTGTCATCGAACCGAAGATGCTCATGGCCGGGGTCTCCGAAAGAAAGGGCAAAGGTCTTCTGCGCCCTATCTAGCAAGCGGAGTGCCAACTGCCATGCGGTTGGCAACCCATTGTAATCGGCCGATTTTTTACGAGAGCGTCACGGCGGGGCCGGAATTTCCCGGCAGGTAGGAAAGTTTCGCCTAGTGCCGGCAGGCCGGGCGGGCAGAAAGCTCCCGCCGAAGTTGCCGGCCTTAACCCAAGCGCCGGGCGGCGCGGGCGGCTTGCGCCTTCAGCACGGCGGCGGCGGTGCCGAGCGTGGTGGTCCAGTCACCGGGGCGCGGCTGGCGGAACAGCCGAAGCAACGGGTACCAGGGGCTGTCGGCGCGGTCGAGCATCCACCGCCAGTCCGGCACATGGGGAAGCATCAGCCAGCACGGCACGCCCATCGCCCCGGCCAGATGGGCGATGGCGGTGTCGACCGTCACCAGCAGGTCGAGGTTGGCGAGGATCGCGGCGGTATCGGCGAAATCGCGCACCCGCTCCATCGCGTTCGGGATCGCCACGCCGGGCAGGCGGTTCAGGTCGGCCGCTGCGTCGCCGGTCTGCAGGCTGACGAACCGTACTCCCGGCACCGACAGCAGCGGCGCCAATGCTGTCACCGGGATCGAGCGGTTGCGGTCGTTGCGGTGCTGGGGGTTGCCGGCCCAGACCAGCCCGACCCGCAGGCCGGCCCCATCCCCGTCCCCCCCGGCCAGCCGGCCGCGCCAGCGGTCGACATCGCCGGGATCGGGGGCGAGATAGGGCACGCCGGCGGGGATGGTCTCCAGTTCGGTGCCGAAGGCCCGCGGCAGGCTCATCAGCGGACAATGGAGGTCGTGCGGCGGCGGGTCCTCCCCACGCACCAGAACCTGGATCGACGATCCCAGGCAGCGGTTGAACAGGCGGTAGAGCAGCAGATGCGTTTCCAGGACCACCCGGCCGCCGCCCTGCGCCGCGATCCGCGCCACCAGCGGGGCATAGCGCACGAACTGGATGGCGTCGCCGTATCCCTGGTCCATGTGCAGCAGGATGGTGGCGCCGCCCGGCGGCTGGCCGGCCCAGGGCGGGCTGGCGAAGCGGTGCCAGCGATGCTCGAACCCCTCCCAACCCGCGCGCAGGTCGCCGCGGACCAGCCGCCCCACCGCGCGCGCCAGATGGGCGTCGCCATTGGAGGGGTTTCGCGCCAGCACGGCGTCGAAGCAGGCCTCCGCCTCGTCGAAGCGGCGCTGGTCACGCAGGACGGTTCCGAGATTCAGCAGGGTCGCCGCATGACCGGGCCGCAGCCGGGCCGCGCGGTCCAGCCAGCGCCGCGCCTCGGGGTAGCGCGCCAGCGCGTGCAGCGAGGCGCCCAACGCCTCCAGCGCGTCGCCATCGCCCGGGTCGAGCGCCAGGGCGCGCCGCAGCACCGGTTCCGCCCGCTCCGGCATCTCCGCCGCCCGCAGCGCCGCGCCCAGATGGCCCCAGGGGGCTGCTGCCGTTGGGCGGAGCCGAACGGCACGGCCGATCCACCGCACCGCCTCCGCCGCGTCGCCCGTCTGCGCCCGCAGCACGCCCGACAGGTGCAGCGCGTCCGGCTGCGCCGGTTCCGCCGTCAGGATGTGGCGATAGGCGTCGGCCGCCGCTTGGGCATGGCCGGCCATGTGGTGGTTGACGGCGGCGTTCAGAGCGTCCAGGAGTGTTGCCATACCTTCTTCTCTACACCGGCCGGCCGGGCAGGGCGAGAATCGAAAATCACCAAGAGCCCACGATCAGGAGCCTGTCACGGCAATGGACGACCGTCTTCCGACGCATCTCTGGGTTTCGGCCCATATCCGCGCAGCCGACGCCCAGGGCGTGGCGATGACTGTGGTCCGCAAGGGCGATCCCAGCCGCGGCACGGTGATCCTGAAGATCAACCGGCTCGACCGCACCTTCTCCGTACTGGTCCAGACCCGCGAGGCGGATGGCGAGCGGCTGTTCTGGGCGCGCGGCACCGGCACCGATCCGGTGTCGGAGGCCGATGCCGACGCCTACATCGCCCGCCAGCTCCGCTACGACCCCGACGTCTGGGTGGTGGAGGTGGAGGACCGCCAAGGCCGCCACTGGTTCGACGGGCCGGTGCGCTGACAGCGCCGTTACGGCTGTGATTGCGGCGGTGGGCCGATGATGGACAGCCGAATCTCCTTGACCTCATCCGCCGTCGGCGGACGGGACCGGCCGTCATGGGTGGTGATGCGCAGGCGGAGCGCGAGGCGTCCGTCCCGCCAAACCCCGGCCGGCACCGGAATGGTCACGGTCCCGGCGCCCTGACCACGCTGGGGACCGAAGGGAGCGGCGGCGCCGATGGGCACGCCGTCCGACGTGGCGACCTCCACCGTCTGCCCGCGGGTGAGCGGGCCGAGGGTGACCGCAAGGATGGCGGCCTCGCCCTGCCCCGGCGGATGCGGCAGGGCGAGGACCATCTCCCCATTGACGTCCGGCGTCCCGGACGGGGTCGCCGGCTCCGCGCCCGCGGGCTGGCCCGTCAGGACCAGCAGCGCGAGCAGGGCGGCAGCCGGCAAGCCGCCTCGCCAGCCCTTAAAGGGCTTGAAGCGAGACCGCCTTGACGGCGGCGGTGGTGGTGGGGGAGCCATTGGTCGGGACAAGGCGAACCTCCAGCGTTGCGGATGCCGCCGGCGCCGCCGCGTTGGCTGTCGGGCTCTGCGCCAGCGCGGCGGTGTGGGCGGCCTGGGGCAGCGGCAGCGTGAAGGTGGCGTCGTCCGCCATGCCGTGCATGGCCGGACCGAAGAAACCGATGGTGCCGCCGTAATAGGGGCTGTCCGCCGCGACCTTCGTCACGCCGGCCGGGGCGTTGATCAGCAGGTCGAAATTCCGCGAGGCGCCGGTGCCGGCGGGGCGGCTCACCTTGACCGCCATCACCACCGGGCTGGACGGCGCCGCCGACAGCTGGACCGATCCCACGCCCTTCGCCACCGTGCCCTTGACCGGAGCCTTCACCTGAGCCGACGGATTGGCCGCCGCCACCTGCGCCGATTCCGTGTCGCCGAAGCCGTGCCGGTACTCGTACTGGAACCGTTCGGTGCTGAGATAGTCACCGGCGCGGCCGTCGAGGACATAGCTGCCGTCGGCGCGGACGAAGAACAGGAAGGGTTCGCGGGACAACTGCGACAGCTCCTCCTTGTCGGTCGGCAGGATCGGCAGGCTCAGGCGCTGCTGCTTGCGCGTCCAGACGTCCCACAGCCGGTTCATGTTTGCATGGTGCAGGAAGAAGACGGGGTCGACCGGCGACAGGAAGTTGGTCATGTTGCCGTAGGGACCCGGATCCCACGGGCCGACGCCGCCGATGCAGTTGTGGACGAGGTTGTGCGGCTGGCCTTCCAGAACGGAGAACTGGGTGTTCCCGCCCGGCATGACGTTGTGCGACGCCGTCTTGGAACTGGTGAAGCTGCGCGTCACGTCGGCGTTGTAGTAATCCACCGGCAGCAGGCCGGTCAGCACCGTTTGGGGCGAGCAGGCCTTGGCCGTCTTGTCGTCCAGCTTCGGGTTCTCACGGCTCAGGTAGCGCGCACGGTCGGTCGCGGCGAAAGCCTCGTTACCCCGATCGCACTTGCCGTGGCTGCAGCCGGTGACGTCGTCCCACAGCTTGTCGAAGCTGCTGTAGCCGCGGATGTCCAGCTGCTTGCGCTGGGCCGCATTCAGCGTGTCCCAATACTTCTTCATCGCCGGCTTGATATAGGCGGTGAAGGTCTTCAGGTCCTTGGTATAGGGCTGGAAGGCCTCGCCGACCGGGGTCAGGGCGCCGTCGAACATCTCGTTCGGGATCTGCGGCAGAACCGTCCAGTCCCAATAGGGGAAGGCGAAATTGGGATTGTCGCTGTATTTGCGCACCGTCTCCTCGAAATAGCCGAGATAGCCGCGGTGCCAGACATAGAACCACCAATTGCCGTGCGGGCAGTCCATGAAATGGACGAAGGCGTTGCGGAACCAGTTGTGCGGATGGTCGGGCGGCAGGTTCACCATACGCTGGACGGCCGTGGCGTAGCTGCGCAGCATCGCCTTGCCTTCGTCGCTGGTCGCGCTGTAGCGGATATATTTCGCCGTCGCCGCCCGCGCCGGGGCGAAGGGCAGCATCGAGGCACCCGCCACGGCGGCGGTGGATGCCAGAAAATCGCGTCTGCTGAAATTCATTTCGCTCAAACTCCCTCATAGCGATAAAAACACTGGAAGCCTGTATAGGAAACCGACTGTTTGCACGTGGAATCAACCGCCGCTGCCACGCCGAAGGGCAACGGACGAACGCCAGCATATCCAGATATGTCCGGTCCATGCACAGGCATGCCGCCGGCCGGGGAAACGGGCGGGCGAACGCGGCAGCGATCTATGCCGCCGCCGTGACTCGGGGGAAACGCAGGGTGAAGCGGGTGCCTTCGCCGGGGCGGCTCTCCACCCCGATGGTGCCGTGCAGGCGGCCGGTCACCAGATTGTAGACGATATGCAGCCCCAGCCCGCTGCCGCCCGACCCGCGCCGGGTGGTAAAGAAGGGGTCGAAGACCTTGGGCAGGACCTCCGGCGCGATGCCGGCGCCATCGTCGCCGATCGACAGTTCCACCATGTCGCCGTCCATCACGCGGGCGGCGATGGCGATGCGGCCGGGCTGCTCCGGATCCAGCGCATGAACCAGCGCGTTCATGATCAGGTTGGTCAGGATCTGCGACAGCGCCCCCGGATATCCGTCCAGTTCCAGATCCGCCGGGCAATCGATGTCGATGGTCAGCGCCGCCCGCGCCTTGTAGGTCGGATGCAGGCTGCGCAGCAGCTCGTCGATGTAATCCCGCAGCAGGAACGCGCGGCGCTCATCACTGGACTGGTCGACGGCGACCATCTTGAAGCTCTGCACCAGATTGGCCGCACGGGTGCTGTTGGACAGGATCAGGTTGGCCATCTCCATCCCGTCGCCGAGAAAGCGCTGGAAGTCCGACTTCTTCAGCGCATTCGCCGTATGACGGTCAGACAGTTCGCCGATCAGCGCCTGCAACTGCGAGGCGCCGGTGATGGTGATGCCGATGGGGGTGTTCACCTCATGCGCCACGCCGGCGACCAGCTGGCCAAGCGAGGCCATCTTCTCCGCCTGGATCAGGCTGGCCTGCGTCGCCTTCAGTTCGCCGAGCGCCCGTTCGGCGGCGTCGCGCGACTGGCGCAGGGCGTTTTCGGCCTCGACCTCCCGCGTCACGTCGACCACCACCGCCTGGATCGCCGGGCCGTCCCGCCAGTCGACCCGGCGGCCGGTCAGCTCCACCCACAATTCGGCGCCGTCGGGCCGGCAGGCGCGGATCCGGCGGCGCGGCGTGGACTGCCCGCCCTCCAGCAGCTGATCGTAATTGTCGATCATCGACTGCCGCGCCTCCACCGCCACGACGGACAGCAGCGACGGCAGGGCCATCACCTCCGCCACTGTCAGCCCGAGCATGGCGGCGAAGCTGTCGTTGGCGTAGAGCGCGTGGAAATCGCGATGGATGATGATGCCCTGGATCGAGCCCTCGACCAGATCGCGGAATCGCCGCTCGTTGTCGGCCAGCGCCTGCTGGCGCCGGTCGATCTCGTCGATGAAATACCGGATCGAGGCGCCGATGTCGGTGATCTCGTCGTCGCCGTCCACCGGGACCGGGGCCGGGACCGAAACCATCCCGGCCGCTCCGCCGCCGGCCTGCCGGTTTCCCGACAGCCGGGCCAGCACCGCCCGGTTCATCGCCACCAGCCGCGAGGACAGGAAGCGGCGGAAGATGAAATAGACGCCGACCGCCAGCAGGATCGACGCGCCGGCCAGCATCATGACCGTGCGGGTGCGTTCGGCGATCAGCTCGGCCAGCGCACCGGTGCGCTCGGCCGACTGGTCGCGGATGGAGTCGTAGAGCGCGCGGGTGGACCGTTCGACCGTCTCCACCAGCACCTGGGCCTGCCCGGTCAGCGCCTGGGCGCGGTTGCGCGCCTGCAGCCGGTCGATGGCGCTCTCGAACAGCCCGCCCGGCGCCACCAGCAGCGAGAACAGCTCCTCCTGCACGGTGGACATCATCTGGCCGGTGGGGTCCGGGGCACCGCCGGTCAGGCGGGCCAGCTCGGCCAGCGTCCGTTCGGCCGACCGCGCCTCCCCCTTCAGCCGGCTGAGATGGTCGAGCTGCGTCGCCCCCGCCGCCCGCGCCATCAGCGCGCCGATGCGCGCGGCCCAGGCGCCGGTGTCGGGCATGCTTTCGATCGCCGCCGCCAGCCGGCTCAGCGCGCGGGCCGCTTCGGCCTGACGGTCGCCATACTCGATCTGGCGGGTGACCTCGGCGTTCAGGTCGGCGACGGTGGCGGCCAGGATCAGCAGGGTGGAGCGGGTCTGCTCCAGCAGGCGGACATTGCCGTCGCGCTCCTTCCCATCCCCGCCGTCCTCCTTCATCAGGCCGCGCATGCGGGCGACCAGAAGCTGCATCGAATCCAGCTCCGTCACCAACCCGTCGTAGATGGATCGGCGCTGCGGCGTCGAATTCGCGGCGGCGAGCTGCGGCAGCTGCGCCACCAGCTTCTGCAGCGATCCGTGCAGTTCGGCGCTGGTGATGACCTCCGGCAGCGTGTTGGTCGACAGGGCCGTGACTTCCGCCCGGAACAGGCGGAAGGACGACATCGACACGCCGCCGATCAGCATCACCAGCAGCGCCATCACCGACAGCCCCAGCGTGATGCGCACCGCGATGCCGAAACGCCGCGTCCGGTTAGGCGGCGGCGTCTGCGGACTTGGCGTCGTGTCCGTCGCCGGCGCAGGCAGCGTGGCGACCCGCGGCGTGCTCCGCGCGATGGTGGAAGACAGGCTGGAGGAAAACTGGCCGTCCATCACCGCCTCACCGTCATGCGGCCGTCCAGCCGGGGCACGAACTCGCCGCTGCGGGCGATGTGGTCGATCATCTGGGTGGAGATGAACTCGCTGTTGCGGTCTTCGACCAGCCTCGGCACGCCCGCCAGCACGCCGTACCCGTCGCCGCCCGCCGCCAGGAAGCTGCTGGTCGCGAGCCGGTAGCGGGTGGACCGGCCAACCGGCTTGCCGCCGACCGACAGGCTGCGCAGCCGCTGGCCGGGCGGGCGGGTCAGGTCGATCTCCGCGCGGGCGTTGGACAGGTGGGGAAAGCGGCCCTGCAGCTGCTCCACCGCCGAAACGCCGCTTTCCACCGCTTCCCAAAGCTGCTGCCCGGTGACGTCCAGCACGACGCCGACATCGTGAAAGGGAAGGATCGTGTAAATGTCGCGCCGGGTCAGCAGGGCATCGGCCGGATATTGGCGGTCACCGCGGATGCCGCCGCCGTTCATCAGCGCCACATCGGCGTCCAGCGTCTCGCGCAGGGTGTCGACCACCGCGTTGGCGAAGGCGTTCTCGCCCGTCCGCAGCGCCTCCTTGCGGGTGTCGAGCGGAGCGGTGAGACGTCCCACCTCCATCCGCAGCATGGTGTCGAGCCGCGCCGCATAAGCCTTGGACTGGATCAGCGTGGCGGGATCGGGCGGCACCGTCGCGCTGTCGATCAGGCGGGGCGCCGGGATCCAGCTCACTTGCGGCTTGCCGTCCGGCCCGGTCCTGCGTTCCACCGTCAAATCCAAAGCCAGCACCCAGGCCGCCTGCGGCCCGACGGTGGCGGACAGGAAACGCCCGTCGTAATCGACGGCGAAGGGGCGGTTGCGGTCCTGGTACAGCACGATGTCGGCGGGGCGGGCGGCCAGCACACTGCGGTGGGTGTCGCCGGCATAGCCGGTCATCGCCACCACCAGATCGACGCCGTCGGCCCTCAACGCCGCGGCCTTGGCCGTCAGCGCCGGAATCGGGTCGCGGAACTCCGTCCGCTGGGCGCGGGTGGTCTCCCGCGTCAGCACCGGCGTCGCCGCCATCACCCCGATGCGCAAGGGGCCGGCGCTCAGCACCACCGCGTCCTCCAGCCCATCCGGCGTGCGGCCGGTGGCGCGGTCCACCGTGTTGGTGGTGACGATGGGAAAGCCGGCCTCGAAGGCGCGGGCGCTCAGCCGGTCGTCGCCATGGTGGAATTCACGGTTCAGCGCGGCCATCGCGTCGACGGTCATGCCGTTCAGCAGGTCGATGATGTGCGCGCCCTGGTCGTAGAAGGCGAGCACCGATGGCGCCAGAGTCTGGCCGCCATGCAGGACCAGCAGATTGGGATGGGCGGCCCGTTCCTGGCGGATCGTCCCGGCCAGCCGGGCCATGCCGCCGCGCCCGGCCGTCTCGTCCAGATCGGTGGTGCCCTGGGTGTAGAGGATCGTCAGTTGGACCGGTCCGGTATCCGCCGCGGCCTTTCCATCCCGGGCCACGACCGCGGCGTCAGGCTGCTGCGCCTGCGCCGGCAGGATCGCCGCAGGCAGGCCAAGACCAAGGCCGAGCGCCAGCGATGCGGCCAGGGACGACAATGTCCTGCCGAACCGGGTCCGCATCCCGCCGGCAGCGCCGTTGAATATACCGATAGTGTCCATAGCCCGGCGTCACCTCTGCCCCCGCGCCGGATTATGCTCATTTCCACGTCACTGTTGAAGCAAAGCCGCGTTACGGGATTGTCATATTGGTGACACACGGCGAGGAAGAGCCCGTTTTACCCGTTCGTAGACACCGAGAATCCTCAGTATTTCGATCAACTTCATCCTCACCGGCGCCGGAACTGCGGCAAAACGCGGCGCCAGACCGGCCCGCCGGGTTTTCGCCAGCGCCGCCCGGCGGGCATAGGCGACGCGGTGCAGGGTGACCCGCCGGCTGGCGGTGTCGAAGCAGGCGAAGCAGGCACGGCTATCGACGCCGCGCGGCTCCCCCACAGTGCCGGGGTTCAGCAGATACAGCCCGTCGGCCCGCAACTGCGCCCCGCCGTCGAGCGGCACCGCCTGCACCGCCCCGTCCCGCCATTCCCACAGCCCCGCCCGGTGGGTGTGGCCGAAGGCGCAGACCCGCGCACCGGAGGGATGCCCGAGAAGCGCCTGCAGGCTCAAGCGGCGTTTGCCGTCATCGTCCAGCCGCACCAGTTCCTTGCCCACCTCCGGATGCAGGGCGCCATGAACGGCGACCAGGGCTCCGTCAACCACGGCCGTCAGCGGCAGGGCGGACAGGAAGGCACGGCTCTCCTCGTCCAGCCGCGCCTTCGTCCAGGCGACGGCGCGCGCCGCCGGTCCGCTGAACCCCTCGGTCCCGATGGCGCCGGTCACCGCCCGGTCGTGATTGCCGGCGATGCAGACGGCGCCGGCCTGCCGCAGCAGGGCGATGCAGGCGGCGGCATCGGTGTTGTAGCCGACGATGTCGCCCAGGCAGACGATGCGCTCCGCCCCCTCCGCCCGGATGACGTCGAGCGTCGCCTGCAACGCCTCCAGATTGGCGTGAATGTCGGAGATCAGGGCGATCTTCATGGCTTTGCGATCAGGGTTCGAGAGTATTGATGAGTCCTGCTGAACGGACTTCTCACGGCCGTCATTCCCGCGCAGGCGCACTGCTGTCCGGGATTTTATGATGGATTGCAGCTGCACGGCAGACAAAGCCAGAGTTCTGGCCCAAAATCGCAGTCGCCAAACATAGATTTTGAGGTCTGCCGTGCCGTTCCAAGCTAGCGGATTTTTGCGCCTTGTGGAACCTCTGGACCGTCGTGCGGTGAACAGGATTGTCGTGCGGCACCGGGGCAATCATGGGGTCGGGACGGGGGACAACGGCTGGACGTGCCAGCGGCACCTCAAGGCGATGCTTTTCGCCCAGTTCGCCGGGCTGAAGAGCCTTCGCGAGATTGCGGAGGGCTTGGCGGCCCAGCCGGCGGGCCTGTACCACACCGGCCTGCGTCCGGTGAGCAAGAGCACGCTCAGCGATGCCTCGGCGGCGCGGCCTGCGGCGGTGTTCCGGGAGATTGCCGATCTGGTCATGGGCGGCTTGGCCCGATCGGTGCGTCAGGAAAGTCGGGAGTTGGTGCGGCTGATCGACGGCTCTCCGATCATGTTGCGGGACCGCCGCTTCAACTGGGCCGAAGCTGATTCTCGCTGCCGTGGCCTGAAGCTGCATCTGGCCTACGATCCGCGGGCGGCCACGCCGGTCCATTTTGCCGTGGAAACGCCTAAGCTCAGCGAAATCAAGGTCGCGCGGCGTCTGCCGTTCGTTGCCGGGACCACCTACGTCTTCGACAAGGGATACACGGATTATTGCTGGTGGCATGAGATCACCATGGCAGGGGCGCTGTTCGTGACCCGGCTGAAGAGCAATGCCCGCCGCCGGGTGGAGCGAACCGTCGAGGCGGTTGGCGACAACATCGAAGCGGACCGCCGGGTGAAGATCGGCCACAAGAAGCCGCGTGGCGGCGCGACCAACCCGCTCTACGACACCGAACTTCGTGAAGTGGTGGTGGCGCGCCCGGATAAGGAGCCACTCCATCTGATCACCAATGATCTTGACCGGTCTGCCCAGGAGATCGCCGATCTCTATAAGGAACGCTGGCAGATTGAGTTGTTCTTTAAGTGGATCAAACAGAACCTCAAGCTGAAGACATTCTTCGGTCGCTCAGAGAATGCCGTCAGAATTCAGATCTACACGGCATTGATTGCCTTCTGCTTGTTGCGGCTATTCCAGAACACCTACGCCAAAAACCACGTTGGCGGTGCGAAGGCCCTCAAGGTCAGGCTCAAGGTTGCACTCTTCGAACCTTTCAACACCACCAA is a window encoding:
- a CDS encoding tetratricopeptide repeat protein, which translates into the protein MATLLDALNAAVNHHMAGHAQAAADAYRHILTAEPAQPDALHLSGVLRAQTGDAAEAVRWIGRAVRLRPTAAAPWGHLGAALRAAEMPERAEPVLRRALALDPGDGDALEALGASLHALARYPEARRWLDRAARLRPGHAATLLNLGTVLRDQRRFDEAEACFDAVLARNPSNGDAHLARAVGRLVRGDLRAGWEGFEHRWHRFASPPWAGQPPGGATILLHMDQGYGDAIQFVRYAPLVARIAAQGGGRVVLETHLLLYRLFNRCLGSSIQVLVRGEDPPPHDLHCPLMSLPRAFGTELETIPAGVPYLAPDPGDVDRWRGRLAGGDGDGAGLRVGLVWAGNPQHRNDRNRSIPVTALAPLLSVPGVRFVSLQTGDAAADLNRLPGVAIPNAMERVRDFADTAAILANLDLLVTVDTAIAHLAGAMGVPCWLMLPHVPDWRWMLDRADSPWYPLLRLFRQPRPGDWTTTLGTAAAVLKAQAARAARRLG
- a CDS encoding DUF1491 family protein, translated to MDDRLPTHLWVSAHIRAADAQGVAMTVVRKGDPSRGTVILKINRLDRTFSVLVQTREADGERLFWARGTGTDPVSEADADAYIARQLRYDPDVWVVEVEDRQGRHWFDGPVR
- a CDS encoding tyrosinase family protein, with the translated sequence MNFSRRDFLASTAAVAGASMLPFAPARAATAKYIRYSATSDEGKAMLRSYATAVQRMVNLPPDHPHNWFRNAFVHFMDCPHGNWWFYVWHRGYLGYFEETVRKYSDNPNFAFPYWDWTVLPQIPNEMFDGALTPVGEAFQPYTKDLKTFTAYIKPAMKKYWDTLNAAQRKQLDIRGYSSFDKLWDDVTGCSHGKCDRGNEAFAATDRARYLSRENPKLDDKTAKACSPQTVLTGLLPVDYYNADVTRSFTSSKTASHNVMPGGNTQFSVLEGQPHNLVHNCIGGVGPWDPGPYGNMTNFLSPVDPVFFLHHANMNRLWDVWTRKQQRLSLPILPTDKEELSQLSREPFLFFVRADGSYVLDGRAGDYLSTERFQYEYRHGFGDTESAQVAAANPSAQVKAPVKGTVAKGVGSVQLSAAPSSPVVMAVKVSRPAGTGASRNFDLLINAPAGVTKVAADSPYYGGTIGFFGPAMHGMADDATFTLPLPQAAHTAALAQSPTANAAAPAASATLEVRLVPTNGSPTTTAAVKAVSLQAL
- a CDS encoding ATP-binding protein; this translates as MDGQFSSSLSSTIARSTPRVATLPAPATDTTPSPQTPPPNRTRRFGIAVRITLGLSVMALLVMLIGGVSMSSFRLFRAEVTALSTNTLPEVITSAELHGSLQKLVAQLPQLAAANSTPQRRSIYDGLVTELDSMQLLVARMRGLMKEDGGDGKERDGNVRLLEQTRSTLLILAATVADLNAEVTRQIEYGDRQAEAARALSRLAAAIESMPDTGAWAARIGALMARAAGATQLDHLSRLKGEARSAERTLAELARLTGGAPDPTGQMMSTVQEELFSLLVAPGGLFESAIDRLQARNRAQALTGQAQVLVETVERSTRALYDSIRDQSAERTGALAELIAERTRTVMMLAGASILLAVGVYFIFRRFLSSRLVAMNRAVLARLSGNRQAGGGAAGMVSVPAPVPVDGDDEITDIGASIRYFIDEIDRRQQALADNERRFRDLVEGSIQGIIIHRDFHALYANDSFAAMLGLTVAEVMALPSLLSVVAVEARQSMIDNYDQLLEGGQSTPRRRIRACRPDGAELWVELTGRRVDWRDGPAIQAVVVDVTREVEAENALRQSRDAAERALGELKATQASLIQAEKMASLGQLVAGVAHEVNTPIGITITGASQLQALIGELSDRHTANALKKSDFQRFLGDGMEMANLILSNSTRAANLVQSFKMVAVDQSSDERRAFLLRDYIDELLRSLHPTYKARAALTIDIDCPADLELDGYPGALSQILTNLIMNALVHALDPEQPGRIAIAARVMDGDMVELSIGDDGAGIAPEVLPKVFDPFFTTRRGSGGSGLGLHIVYNLVTGRLHGTIGVESRPGEGTRFTLRFPRVTAAA
- a CDS encoding bifunctional UDP-sugar hydrolase/5'-nucleotidase, translating into MRTRFGRTLSSLAASLALGLGLGLPAAILPAQAQQPDAAVVARDGKAAADTGPVQLTILYTQGTTDLDETAGRGGMARLAGTIRQERAAHPNLLVLHGGQTLAPSVLAFYDQGAHIIDLLNGMTVDAMAALNREFHHGDDRLSARAFEAGFPIVTTNTVDRATGRTPDGLEDAVVLSAGPLRIGVMAATPVLTRETTRAQRTEFRDPIPALTAKAAALRADGVDLVVAMTGYAGDTHRSVLAARPADIVLYQDRNRPFAVDYDGRFLSATVGPQAAWVLALDLTVERRTGPDGKPQVSWIPAPRLIDSATVPPDPATLIQSKAYAARLDTMLRMEVGRLTAPLDTRKEALRTGENAFANAVVDTLRETLDADVALMNGGGIRGDRQYPADALLTRRDIYTILPFHDVGVVLDVTGQQLWEAVESGVSAVEQLQGRFPHLSNARAEIDLTRPPGQRLRSLSVGGKPVGRSTRYRLATSSFLAAGGDGYGVLAGVPRLVEDRNSEFISTQMIDHIARSGEFVPRLDGRMTVRR
- a CDS encoding metallophosphoesterase, with the protein product MKIALISDIHANLEALQATLDVIRAEGAERIVCLGDIVGYNTDAAACIALLRQAGAVCIAGNHDRAVTGAIGTEGFSGPAARAVAWTKARLDEESRAFLSALPLTAVVDGALVAVHGALHPEVGKELVRLDDDGKRRLSLQALLGHPSGARVCAFGHTHRAGLWEWRDGAVQAVPLDGGAQLRADGLYLLNPGTVGEPRGVDSRACFACFDTASRRVTLHRVAYARRAALAKTRRAGLAPRFAAVPAPVRMKLIEILRILGVYERVKRALPRRVSPI
- a CDS encoding IS4 family transposase — its product is MEPLDRRAVNRIVVRHRGNHGVGTGDNGWTCQRHLKAMLFAQFAGLKSLREIAEGLAAQPAGLYHTGLRPVSKSTLSDASAARPAAVFREIADLVMGGLARSVRQESRELVRLIDGSPIMLRDRRFNWAEADSRCRGLKLHLAYDPRAATPVHFAVETPKLSEIKVARRLPFVAGTTYVFDKGYTDYCWWHEITMAGALFVTRLKSNARRRVERTVEAVGDNIEADRRVKIGHKKPRGGATNPLYDTELREVVVARPDKEPLHLITNDLDRSAQEIADLYKERWQIELFFKWIKQNLKLKTFFGRSENAVRIQIYTALIAFCLLRLFQNTYAKNHVGGAKALKVRLKVALFEPFNTTNRCPTRPRPPQKRPPDRQLSLKLAEP